The proteins below are encoded in one region of Acanthochromis polyacanthus isolate Apoly-LR-REF ecotype Palm Island chromosome 4, KAUST_Apoly_ChrSc, whole genome shotgun sequence:
- the si:ch211-221n20.8 gene encoding von Willebrand factor D and EGF domain-containing protein — translation MRSCVDVNECGDFTNGGCEQLCMNHAGGFNCTCREGYKVQTDDPTKCQPVCDPPCQNYGVCVAPNSCDCPPGYPGVGCSAICLPPCAHGGTCMRWNKCLCPAGWTGAGCHTAVCELPCANGGRCVGPGTCQCPSDYTGPQCLSPLCTPACQNGGRCVDVNKCTCTAGWQGARCQIEPIVCQKPCKNGGVCVGLNRCRCTKGFTGSLCDTAVTTPCVPPCQHGATCSPHNTCTCPEGTAGLRCERLTCPVVTTVVSMARAVRKAFRESYVDRCGPLGVQLCTKYRINQARVYLQAYRVGYKIQCLQKKDR, via the exons ATGAGGAGCTGCGTAG ATGTGAATGAATGTGGAGACTTTACAAACGGAGGCTGTGAGCAGCTCTGCATGAACCATGCTGGTGGGTTTAACTGCACCTGCAGGGAGGGATACAAAGTTCAAACAGACGATCCCACCAAGTGCCAGC CTGTTTGTGACCCTCCTTGTCAGAACTATGGAGTTTGTGTTGCCCCAAACAGCTGTGACTGTCCTCCAGGTTATCCAGGTGTGGGCTGCTCAG CCATTTGCTTGCCGCCTTGTGCCCATGGAGGAACCTGTATGCGCTGGAACAAGTGTTTGTGTCCTGCTGGTTGGACTGGAGCAGGCTGCCATACAG CTGTGTGTGAGTTGCCTTGTGCTAACGGTGGTCGCTGTGTTGGTCCTGGTACCTGCCAGTGTCCCTCCGACTACACCGGCCCTCAGTGCCTCTCGC CCTTGTGCACTCCCGCCTGTCAAAACGGGGGAAGATGTGTGGATGTGAACAAATGCACATGCACTGCTGGCTGGCAAGGAGCTCGATGCCAGATAG AGCCTATTGTGTGTCAGAAACCTTGTAAGAATGGTGGCGTTTGTGTCGGCCTCAACAGATGCCGCTGCACCAAAGGATTCACCGGAAGTCTCTGCGACACGG CGGTGACCACCCCCTGTGTACCACCCTGCCAGCATGGAGCCACCTGCAGCCCTCACAACACCTGTACCTGTCCAGAAGGCACTGCAGGCCTCCGCTGTGAGAGACT AACGTGTCCTGTGGTCACCACAGTGGTTAGCATGGCTCGAGCAGTAAGGAAGGCGTTCAGGGAGAGTTATGTTGACCGGTGTGGACCTTTGGGAGTTCAACTTTGCACTAAATACAG AATAAACCAAGCTCGAGTGTACCTGCAGGCCTACAGGGTGGGATACAAAATCCAGTGTCTGCAAAAGAAGGACAGATAA